The genomic DNA CTGCTGCACCTGGTCAATGTGGTACTGGCTTATCTGCTGGTCACCCGGCTCAGTGGTAATCGAATGGTGGGCTGGGCGACGGCGGCGGTCTTCGCGATTCATCCAGTGCAGGTTGAAACCGTGGTCTGGATCTCTTCACGAAAAGGGCTGCTGTCCGGAGCGTTCATCCTGGCTGCACTCTGGTACTGGCTGAGAAACGAGCGGACACTCGAACAGAATACCTGGGGATTTGTCTGTTTCATCGGAGCGCTGCTTTCCAAGGCACTGGCAGTCGTCGTGCCGGCGATTGTCTTCTGTTACGACTATTGGGTGGCAAAAGTTCCCTTCCGGGAAGCGGTCAAGCGACAGATCTTCCCGAGCTGCTGTGCCCTGCTCCTACTGGTGATTACCATGCTGGCACAGACGAGTGAACTGGGAGGCGTGCGCGACCACTTCGGTATGAGCAAGCTCGAAATTCTCTCTGTTGACAGCGTAATTATGTCCAAATATGTGCAGATGCTGATCTGGCCTCAGAGCCGTTCGGTGCTGTACGACCCGCCTGTTTCAGGCATTGGTCAGTTAGTACTGTTGTCGGTCGTCTGCTGGCTGAGCGCAGCGGCGCTGTTTGTGCGGATGGGCAGACGAAATCCATTGATTCTGTTCGCGGGCGCCACGTTTTTGCTCCTGCTGTTACCGGTGCTGAACCTGTTCCCGATCACGACATTGATGAATGACCGCTATCTGTATCTGCCCTGCATTCCGTTTTTTGCATTGCTGTTCAGCGGCGTTTATCAGATTCTGGAGCAACTTAAAATTCGTGTGCTCACAGGATATTTTGGCAGACAATGCGTGTCAGGCTATCTGGTGCCGGCTGTGTTTGGTGTTCTGGTGCTGACGCTCTTCACTCGTTTCAGTCTGCAGACCTCTCACTACCTGAGTGTCTGGAAAAATGGCATGAACCTGTGGCAATATACCGCGCAGCAGGTGCCCCAGTTACCGGTCGTGCAGATTCAACTGGCGAACAGTTATCATCAGCGCGGAGATTCCGTTCAGGCGGTTGAGATCCTCAAGCGGGCTTTGCGCGACACGCATCCGGACCGACTGGATCAGGAACGGATTGAGCAGAAGCTCCAGGACTGGCAGGCAGAATAACGCCCCTGCGAAGATGCTCCGTTACCCTGCGAGGACAGGCTTGCTTTCTTCAGGTGAATTCCCGTCTTGCGACACGAAAATAAATTCGAGTTGTCGATTCTCAACAGGCAAATAACAGATGCTGTCCCGACAGTGGTTTCCGCGGACTTGAGTGTTTCTTTTATGAAACCGGCAAATATTATCCAAAAATCTTTTCTTTCTCTGCTTGACTGTTTTAACCCGTGACCTAGGTTTAGGTAGCAGAAGTTTGATCCTGAAAGTGAAAACGGATCAGCGCTGCAAAACAAGTTTGACATCATATCGGAAAGAAATTTCCGTTTTCATATGAGTCCAATCTACACCAATATTTTCTGTGAACATTCTTCGTTTACAGAATGAAGCTCTTCTAAGAGGGGGGCATATTGGACGCTTCCTGCGAGGACGTCACTCAGGGAGGCAATGTTTCGGGTGAGCTGTGGTTCATTACCATGGCTTGGTTGTTTTGTCGATGCATGTGGTTCATGACTCGACTCCAATTGGAAAGAAAGAGAGCAACAATGAAGAATCTGACAAAGAGCATCAAGAATTTCCTGGTATCAGAAGATGGTCCTACAGCTGTTGAATACGCTGTCATGCTGGCTCTGATCGTCATCGTTTGTCTGACTGCCATCCAGGCTGTTGGTACAAACGCCAATGCGAAATTCGAACAGGTTCGTGATGCGTTGACCTAATCGAAGCGATCTGTATCGCAACGAATCTACGAGAAAACCGCTCAGTCGAACCATTCGGCTGAGCGTTTTCTTGCGTAACGGGACACTGAAATTCAGGGCCTCAGCCTGCCCCGGCAATGGAATCCCCACGTGTTTCAATCACTGTTAAAAATCAAGGAGAGTGCAGTATGTTTCCGTACTATTTTGATGCCCACGCAGGAGCAGTTCTGGAATTTATGATGATGATTATGATGGTCATTGTCTGGTTCACTTCACTGCTGACCGGCAGCCGCATCTAAAGCCCGATCAAAAAATGGCACACTGTCAGACCAGTCTCGCAGACTGGCCGGTGATTCTGCCGTCGATTGTCTCAATAATCCGGCGTTTCAACAGACAGTGTGGCCTTCTCATGCAGGCCCTTCAGTGGCGTGGAAAAACAGTTGTTTTTTCAAGATATTCCCTGCCCTGCCCGGTCTGTGACCTAGACTGAATAATAAGCATACAACTGATCGCAGCTCAGCTCCTCTGCTTCGAACGGCGGTGGAACTCACCGAAAGTGAGACTTACCTGGGTTGTAAAATTTACTGACAAGAATTATCCCTCAGGAAATGTGTTCAATCACATTTCACTCAGATTGAAATAAGAAAGGCCAGATTGATGGATTGGCATCAGTTACTTCTCGAGAATTGGCATGTTAAGTTTGTTTCCATCGTCTTGATTTACGCTGCTTACATTGATGGTAAAGAACTGCGGGTTCCGAACTGGATTACCTATCCGATGGTTCTTTCCGGTCTGGTCTACATGACCTGGACCGGTGGTCTGGCTGGCCTGGGCTGGGGCCTGCTGGGAATGGCTGTCGGACTGGCTACTCTGCTCCCGCTGTATAGCGTCGGTGGCATGGGCGCGGGTGACGTCAAACTGATGGCCGGCATTGGTGCCTGGCTGGGAGTGAAAATCACCTTCTATGCGTTCTGTGTGACAACCGTTGTGGGAGCCGTGATGGCTGTCGGCATGGTGCTCTACCGCAAGAGCTTTTACAAGCACCTGGGGCAGGCGATCGTGATCCTGGACGAATGGCGTTCCGTCAAGAACCCACGGGAACTCTCCCGGATTGCCAAAGAACGAAAGCCTACCATGTACCTGCTGCCTTACGGGATTCCGATCTGCATCGGATCAATCGCCTACTTCTTCTATGCCGGCCTGCTGTAAAACTGGCTGATTTGCAGTCTGTGAAAATAGGTGAAATAAGAGTAGTGGCCTCTTTGGTTGAAATGCCGAAGAGGTCGCCCCAATCGGAATGATTATTTTAAACGATAAAATCGTTATAAATTGAAGCGAACGCTCTCTGAGTGCCGATGTTGACCATGATGACGGAAGTTCTTTCTGTTGTACTGTGAAAGCAGTTGCCCATCGGGTCAGTCACTTCGATTCACAGTGCTCCTGTGAGCCTGTGAGAAACATGAGTGTCGCTGATGTGTTTCTCTTTTACGGGTGACAGAAATGAAACTGAAGTCATTGATGATGTTGGTAGTCGCAGTCGGCTGTGGTTTAGTTGCGATGTTGGGCGTCCGACAGGTCCTGAATCGGGATAATCAGAAGGAAGAAGTCAAACGAGCGAACGTGCTGGTGACCATTTCCGAGATTGCTCCCGGGACTCCCCTGACGGAATCCAACGTGAAGTTTAAATCATGGCCCATTGATCAAATACCAGAAGGCTCAGTTACAAAGCTGGAAGAATATAAAGAGCGCTCTATTAAAACCCGGGCCGTTCCTGGCGAAATCGTGATGAAAGCGAAGCTCAGTGAACAAGGTGTAAGGGGCGCATCAGTTGAAATTCCAGATGGAAAACGGGTCTTTACGACATCGGTCGATATGACCAAAACACACAGTGGTTTGATACTCCCGGGTGACTTTGTTGATGTGTATGTGACATTCACGGCGCGAAAGCAACAGGGGGGATTGTCGACCATCACTAAAGTAATTCTGGAACGCGTCAAGATCTTTGCCACGGATCATCTCACTGACGTTGGTGGAACCGAAAGCAATCAGGTCAAGTCCAAGAACATATCGTTACTGCTCTCTCCCCGTGAAGGAGCAATTCTGAAACTGGCTGAGAAAAAAGGAGAAGTTCACCTCGCCCTGCGGTCGCAATCAGATGATTCCGACACCGAGGACGTGCAGTTTGACGATCAGGAACTGGCAGAGGTCTTTTCAATTGATGGCAGTGAATATCTGCAGGATGATGAAGAAGCACAGGGCGATGTAAAAGAAGACAAACAGCCTGTTGTTAAGCAGTCACAGGAAAATACGAAGTCGGCCAAAGAGTTTCTCGATCAACAGCAGGAGCCTCAGATGATGACCTCTGCTGAAGTCGAAGTCGAGCCGATGGAAGAAGAAAAGAAAATGTGGCAGATTGAAATTTATTCAGGCGAAGAAAAAATTGTTCAGGAAGTGGAACTGCTGGAAGAGGAACTGAGTGACCAGCAGGCAGCTCTGAAAAATCTGTGGGATTCGTTTACGAAAAGACAGAAACAGAAAATCAATTGAAGTGTGACCCCTGCTCTGTTTCACCAGGCAGGGGATCGCCCAGACAGGCAGGATGGCCTGGCAGGCACAAACTGATAACCGATTCTGAGTAATACCAGGGCTCTCTTCAGGGGGCTCTGGTTAACTCAATTGTTAAAAGCAAGGGGCACGGATGCTGGCCTTCAACAAAATCTTCAAAGTTCATGGACTCTCACTCTGTCTGGCGCTGGTCTTCAGTCTGATCAGCACCACGGCGTACTCACAGAACGAACCACCCGTTCCGCCTGGAGCCAGTGAGCCGGTTGTCCAGGTTTCATCCGAGCAGATGAAACTGGAAGTGACCGAAAAGTTCTCCAAGATTCTGAAGTTTCCCGGCAAAATCAAGCGTGTCGACGGATTTGATCCCACGGTTTTGAATGTCACCGCACTGACTCCCAACGAGATTCGAGTGCAGGCTCTGGTGCCAGGAGTGACCACTCTGGTCATTACTGATGAAAACGGAAAGATCTATTCGGTAGAAACCTTCGTCAGTGGGGATGCCCGTCACCTGCAGGCCTATCTTAAAGAGCTCTTTCCCCGCTCATCTGTTACCGCGATCAAGGTACAGGATTCGGTTGTACTGCGAGGCTGGGTGACTGAGCCCGAAGCGATTACCGAAATGGTCGAAATCGCAGAACAGTTCTTTCCCAACGGCGTTTTGAATCAGATGAAGCTGGCTGGTGTGCAGCAGGTTTTGCTTAAAGTCAAAATCATGGAAGTGCAACGTTCCAAGATTCGGCAGCTGGGCGTGAACTGGCTGTTCCTGAACCAGAGCGGATATGTTTACAGTAACCCGGGGTCACTGGTGCCGCTAACGGGGATTTCTGTTCCCTTCGGTGGTCCACCGGCTTTGACTGCTTCTCAGCAGCTGTTGGGAAATGCCACAATGGGCTTTGGTCTCGTTGGCGATAACAGCATCTTCCAGTCCTTCATCGAAGCGTTAAAACAGGAAGCTTTACTGAAAATTCTGGCAGAACCGGAACTGGTTACCACCAGTGGCCGCCCTGCTAACCTGCTGTCTGGTGGTGAATTTCCGATTCTCGTACCTCAGAGCCTGGGAACAGTGACCATCGAATGGCGTGAGTTTGGTGTTCGCATGGAAGCGGTTCCCATCGTGCTGGGGAATGGGCGTCTGCGACTTGAGGTACAACCTGAAGTCAGTGAACGTGACTTCTCCAACGCGGTTCAGGTTTCCGGAACTACGGTTCCCGGTCTGACCGTACGGCGGGCTAATACGGCAGTGGAAATGAACTTTGGTGAGACTATGGTTATTGCCGGTCTGATCTCCAGCCGTAAAACTGCTGAGACATCCAAGACTCCCTTCCTGGGCGAACTGCCTGTCGTGGGAGCTGCATTCCGCCGGGTACGTTATACGGAAGGCGAAACGGAGCTCGTGATCATGGTGACTCCGGAACTGGTCTCACCACTGAAAGCGGGACAGATTCCTCCGGGAGGACCGGGGCGGTTTACCGCGACACCGACCGATCGTGAATTATACGGAGATGGAGTGCTGGAAGTTCCCAGCTATGGAGACAAATGTCCTGACTGCCGCTATTCAGTGCCTGGACCAATCAGTCCTGAGTCTATGATGCAGATGGAAGATAATGTACTGCCACCCGCTTCCCGGTCGCAGATGCCACCTCCCCCTGCACCGCCGACGATCCAGTCTGAGGTGATTCATAAGCCCGCGATGTCTCCTGAGGAACTGAAAGCCCTGCAGGAACAGCAGAAGATGCAACAGGCTCCCGCGAAACCGGTTGCCGGTGCTCAGGGGATGAAAGTTCCCGACCTGACCGAGGGGAAGCAGGGACAGTGGAAAGCGAAACAGAAAACGGGAAATCCCGCACCGGCTCCTAAACCGGGGACTTTAAGTACACCACCCAAAGGACAGCCTGGTTTAATTGGACCGGGGGGCTAGAAAAAATTTAAAACCCGCCCCGCGCTGATTCGATAATAGAGTAATCAGAGGGAAGAATTAAAACCTTAAGCAAAAGTGATCACTTATGAGTGGAGTAGTTCGACTATCAATTATTGATCCGAATGAGGCGACGCGCAATGAGCTGAAAAACATGCTGATTGGTGTCGATATGGTCTGGCTCGAGGCTGAGTGCAGTCGATATGAATTCTTCACCGAGGTGGTCTCACAGACCAAGCCGGACATCGCTCTGATTTCTCTGGATGCAAATCCTGAACTGGCGCTGAACCTGATTGCCCAGGTGACCCGTGACCTGCCCAGCTGCAGTGTCATCGTGGTCAGCAGCTCGCAGGAAGGCAGCCTGATCCTGCGTGCCATGCGAAACGGGGCCAAAGAATTTCTGGGTTTCCCACTGGTACTGGAAGACTTCCTGTCTGCGCTGAATCGTATCCAGATCGCTTCGGGCAAAACAGAAGGTGGCGAGCACAAAGCGCCTCGTTCCAGCCAGGTCATTACCGTGGCTGGTGTGAGTGGCGGCGTGGGCTGTACTTCACTGGCCATCAACCTGGCCTGCTGTCTGGCGAGTAACGAACAGAACAGCGTTGCGGTGATTGACCTGGATCTCGCACTGGGAGATACGGATGTCTGGCTGGACATCATTCCCGATTACACGATTCAGGACGTGGCAGAGAATATTTCCCGTCTGGATTATTCACTGCTGAAACGATCATTGACCAAACATAACTGTGGTGCGTTTCTGCTGCCGCGACCAGTGCAGATGGATATGTCTACGCAAATCAATACGGACGTACTCAGGCGAATTATTGCCCTGTTGCGGGCTACATTCACCCATCTGGTGATCGACGTCAGCAAGAGCTATAACAGTCTCGATCTGGCTGCGATGGAGCTTTCCGATACCGTTCTATTGACAGCACAACTGGATCTGCCCTGCTTACGAAATGTGGTACGCCTTTCCCAGTTCTTTGACAACCATGACCAGATCGCTGACAAAGTGAAGGTGGTCATGAATCGTCTGGGGCTGGAAGATACGCAGATCAGTATAAACAAAGCTCTGGAGACAATCGGCCGCGAGATTTTCGCGCAGATTCCCAACGATTATGCCACAATGGTTGAGTCCCGTAATAACGGGGTCCCACTGGTTATGCAGGCCCCCAAGGCCAAGCTCACCCGCAGTATTATGCAGCTGGCTGCACACGTTGGTGGAGACAGCCTGACCCATGATGAAGACTCAGCCGCCAAGAAGAAAAAGAGTCTCTTTGGGTTCCTGAATCATTCCAAGTAGGTCGCCGAACACCCTCAGGCATCCAGGTCGAGGTGTGTTCCGAGTGTGCCGTCCGCGTCGGGAGTCCGGCGGGGATGTTCCTCTTCGCTCTGCTGGTCCTTGCCAGGTGGGTGTTCCTGACCGTCGCCTTCTTCATAACCCAGAGGCATGCGTCCGTCGGCATCGCGGTCTCCGGATTTGTCAGCGTCACCAACATCATGCAGTTGGTGATCGGTAATCTCTTTCTGGGTGATCTCACCACTGCGTTGCGCCGAATCAGCCTTCTGTTTTTCGGCTGAGGCATCACTACGCTGGGCCCCCGCGAATGAGCTGTTAATATTGACGGCCCCGGGATTGATCGAACTCATGATCACTGATCCTTCAACTGAAAGAGGTGCAAAGGCTCACTTCAGGTGGAATCTCTTCAGCAAAAATGTCCTGGTATCCAGTCCGTACTGTCGGTGGATACCAGGATATTGTCAATAGCGATTCAGCAGCGTCCTGCTCTGTCGGAGGACAGTCCTGAAAATTACTGTTGCGCTTTCCAGGAGTTCAAAGTTAAATGCGCCTGCCCCTGATGGTGTGGCTCATGCCAGCAGAGAATCTGTAATGCCATCTGATTGGTCCAGCCACGTTCACTCAAACCCGCGGGAACCGTTTCCAGATCAGCTGCGGTGATCTGAGAGATCGCATCGAGGACATTTTCCCGGGATTCACTCAGCACCGAACGAATGGTGTCGATAGAGGGGATTTCGTCACTGGCGTTACTCCCCTTCTGGTAGGAGTCGAACCATTGAGTAAGAGACGAATCTGTTGAGCGCAGACGCTGCGAGGCGAAAAGCTCCTCAGTGATGCCCAGATGCATAATCTGCCAGGCGATATGTGCCCGTCCGGGGCCGGGACGGAAGGTCAGCGCGCTGGTCGGATCGGAGAACTCACTGATTTCATCCAATATTTTTAAAGTCATGGCCCGGTTAAACTTGAGCAGTTCGGAGACCGTGGCGATATCGATACTCATTTTCTGTTCACCCTGTTGTTCTGACGGTGTGGCGGTTGTGAAATTCTTTGCTGGATTGTATACCTCACGGTCTACATCGGAAAAGGGGCTGACTATAATAACAGCCAGAAGTACACAAGAATCGGGATTGTGGTTGAACTGACTGGAATCCCGAGGGTGAACAGATCAATTTTCAGCGTTAGATAAGGAAACTGCCTGACATGGGAGTCTTGGCAGAAAGATACCAGCAGAGCCTGGACTTTCTATTTGGTCGTCTCAATTATGAACGGATGGGGAGTAGCAAGTATTCCACCCAGGATTTCAAATTGAGCCGAATGGAGGAGTTATTGAATCGTCTGGGGAATCCTCAGAATAGGGTCCCCACGATTCATGTCGCCGGAACCAAAGGAAAAGGTTCTACTTCGGTAATGATGGCAGAAATGCTTTCAGCAGCCGGCTATCGCGTGGGACTGTTTACTTCTCCACATGTGACTCGTTACGAAGAACGGATTCTGGTCAATGGTCAGCAGATGGAGCCAGAAGAACTGGTAGAGCTGGTGGGAGAGCTTTCCCAGGTCGTTGTGCAAATGGACCAGGCAGAGAATGGTCTGAGCCCGACTTTTTTTGAGCTGACGACAGCTCTGGCCTGGATGCAGTTTGCCCGTCAGGCGGTTGACTTCGCAGTCATGGAAGTCGGTCTGGGAGGCCGCCTGGATTCAACGAATGTCTGTTCGCCTCTGGTGACAGCCATTACGAATATCAGCTACGATCACACCGCCCTGCTGGGAAATACAATCGAACAGATTACCCGCGAAAAGGCGGGGATTATCAAAGCGGGGATTCCAGTCTTTAGTGGCGTCACACAGTCCGAGGCGATTGCCGTGCTGGAGGAAATCAGCCAGGAGAAACAGTCTCCGCTCTTTTTAATGCAGAGGGACTTTTCCGGAACTTCAGTGGAAGCAGTTGAAGTGCCGGTACTGTCTGCGGCAACCGGGCTTCCCTGTCAGCAGGTTGAAGTTCAAACCCCCTGGTCCAGACTGGAACAGATTCCAGTGAGCCTGTTGGGGGCGCATCAGGCGATCAATGCGACTCTGGCGGTAACCGTTCTGGACTATCTGCGTCAACAGGGAGTCGAGATCCCGTTAGATCTGTTACGAAAAGGGATGGCAGACCTGAAATGGCCAGCCCGCATTGAACTGGTGCAGAAGCAGCCTCCCGTTGTTCTGGACACAGCACATAATGGTGCTTCGATTCAGGCTTTGGTTGATACACTGTCAGCCTGTTTTTCTGAACCGGACCGGGTGCTGATTTTTGCGGTCACGCGGGACAAGGATGTGCAGGAGATGTTGAGAACACTGCTGCCTCATTTCCAGACAGTGATCCTGACACAATATCTTTCCAATCCGCGGCGGATTCCCGTAGAAGAACTGCTTGAGATCACTCGATTGATTCAAGAGGAGATCGGGAATGCGTCTGAACTGGTCGTGACTGCAAGTCCCGAAGCCGCCTGGTCGCGGGCCAGATCAGAAGCAACAGATAAAACTTTGATCTGTGTGACGGGGTCGTTTTTTATCGCAGCAGAGATGCGGGAACTGCTCCTCGGTAAAACCGATGAAATGCTGCTGTCCGGGACCTGTTAAGCTTCCGTTATCTACTGAAGCATCGCTCACTGGCCTACGCGCAGAAAAAAAGGGAAGCGGCACTAAGTCCACTTCCCTTTCCGATCATCTCAAATACTTCAGGTTACGGCCCGACGCGAATCGGATTCCGTTTCCGTTTGCTTTTCCGGCCTTGCTGAGCAGGTGCCATCATTTCCGGATCAATTCCGGTGAAGTCGGCACTCATACCCTCCAGACCGAATTCCATGCCATCAGTGGGGGCTGTTTCACGGGCTTCGGTGGCTTCCTTAACCCATTCGAGACTCTTGCGTTCCCGGCCGAAGCGGGTTTTGACAGTCTCGTAGTCGCGTGAAGCGGCTGCTGGAAGTGAGGTTTTCAGATTGCCGAAGTTATCCACGATAATGGCTTCGGCATCAATGGGCAGATTGCCGCGTGTGTTTGCCGGCAGGTTGAGGTCCGGGTGGTCTTCCAGACGAATGGAAGGTGAAGCCACGGCATCGACCAGGTAGTTCTGTGTATCAAATTCGACAGTTGCTTTTTCGTC from Gimesia sp. includes the following:
- a CDS encoding DinB family protein translates to MSIDIATVSELLKFNRAMTLKILDEISEFSDPTSALTFRPGPGRAHIAWQIMHLGITEELFASQRLRSTDSSLTQWFDSYQKGSNASDEIPSIDTIRSVLSESRENVLDAISQITAADLETVPAGLSERGWTNQMALQILCWHEPHHQGQAHLTLNSWKAQQ
- a CDS encoding A24 family peptidase; the protein is MDWHQLLLENWHVKFVSIVLIYAAYIDGKELRVPNWITYPMVLSGLVYMTWTGGLAGLGWGLLGMAVGLATLLPLYSVGGMGAGDVKLMAGIGAWLGVKITFYAFCVTTVVGAVMAVGMVLYRKSFYKHLGQAIVILDEWRSVKNPRELSRIAKERKPTMYLLPYGIPICIGSIAYFFYAGLL
- a CDS encoding AAA family ATPase, which translates into the protein MSGVVRLSIIDPNEATRNELKNMLIGVDMVWLEAECSRYEFFTEVVSQTKPDIALISLDANPELALNLIAQVTRDLPSCSVIVVSSSQEGSLILRAMRNGAKEFLGFPLVLEDFLSALNRIQIASGKTEGGEHKAPRSSQVITVAGVSGGVGCTSLAINLACCLASNEQNSVAVIDLDLALGDTDVWLDIIPDYTIQDVAENISRLDYSLLKRSLTKHNCGAFLLPRPVQMDMSTQINTDVLRRIIALLRATFTHLVIDVSKSYNSLDLAAMELSDTVLLTAQLDLPCLRNVVRLSQFFDNHDQIADKVKVVMNRLGLEDTQISINKALETIGREIFAQIPNDYATMVESRNNGVPLVMQAPKAKLTRSIMQLAAHVGGDSLTHDEDSAAKKKKSLFGFLNHSK
- a CDS encoding folylpolyglutamate synthase/dihydrofolate synthase family protein, producing MGVLAERYQQSLDFLFGRLNYERMGSSKYSTQDFKLSRMEELLNRLGNPQNRVPTIHVAGTKGKGSTSVMMAEMLSAAGYRVGLFTSPHVTRYEERILVNGQQMEPEELVELVGELSQVVVQMDQAENGLSPTFFELTTALAWMQFARQAVDFAVMEVGLGGRLDSTNVCSPLVTAITNISYDHTALLGNTIEQITREKAGIIKAGIPVFSGVTQSEAIAVLEEISQEKQSPLFLMQRDFSGTSVEAVEVPVLSAATGLPCQQVEVQTPWSRLEQIPVSLLGAHQAINATLAVTVLDYLRQQGVEIPLDLLRKGMADLKWPARIELVQKQPPVVLDTAHNGASIQALVDTLSACFSEPDRVLIFAVTRDKDVQEMLRTLLPHFQTVILTQYLSNPRRIPVEELLEITRLIQEEIGNASELVVTASPEAAWSRARSEATDKTLICVTGSFFIAAEMRELLLGKTDEMLLSGTC
- a CDS encoding Flp family type IVb pilin, whose product is MKNLTKSIKNFLVSEDGPTAVEYAVMLALIVIVCLTAIQAVGTNANAKFEQVRDALT
- the cpaB gene encoding Flp pilus assembly protein CpaB: MKLKSLMMLVVAVGCGLVAMLGVRQVLNRDNQKEEVKRANVLVTISEIAPGTPLTESNVKFKSWPIDQIPEGSVTKLEEYKERSIKTRAVPGEIVMKAKLSEQGVRGASVEIPDGKRVFTTSVDMTKTHSGLILPGDFVDVYVTFTARKQQGGLSTITKVILERVKIFATDHLTDVGGTESNQVKSKNISLLLSPREGAILKLAEKKGEVHLALRSQSDDSDTEDVQFDDQELAEVFSIDGSEYLQDDEEAQGDVKEDKQPVVKQSQENTKSAKEFLDQQQEPQMMTSAEVEVEPMEEEKKMWQIEIYSGEEKIVQEVELLEEELSDQQAALKNLWDSFTKRQKQKIN
- a CDS encoding type II and III secretion system protein family protein, which codes for MLAFNKIFKVHGLSLCLALVFSLISTTAYSQNEPPVPPGASEPVVQVSSEQMKLEVTEKFSKILKFPGKIKRVDGFDPTVLNVTALTPNEIRVQALVPGVTTLVITDENGKIYSVETFVSGDARHLQAYLKELFPRSSVTAIKVQDSVVLRGWVTEPEAITEMVEIAEQFFPNGVLNQMKLAGVQQVLLKVKIMEVQRSKIRQLGVNWLFLNQSGYVYSNPGSLVPLTGISVPFGGPPALTASQQLLGNATMGFGLVGDNSIFQSFIEALKQEALLKILAEPELVTTSGRPANLLSGGEFPILVPQSLGTVTIEWREFGVRMEAVPIVLGNGRLRLEVQPEVSERDFSNAVQVSGTTVPGLTVRRANTAVEMNFGETMVIAGLISSRKTAETSKTPFLGELPVVGAAFRRVRYTEGETELVIMVTPELVSPLKAGQIPPGGPGRFTATPTDRELYGDGVLEVPSYGDKCPDCRYSVPGPISPESMMQMEDNVLPPASRSQMPPPPAPPTIQSEVIHKPAMSPEELKALQEQQKMQQAPAKPVAGAQGMKVPDLTEGKQGQWKAKQKTGNPAPAPKPGTLSTPPKGQPGLIGPGG